In Malania oleifera isolate guangnan ecotype guangnan chromosome 8, ASM2987363v1, whole genome shotgun sequence, a single window of DNA contains:
- the LOC131161458 gene encoding uncharacterized protein LOC131161458, which translates to MEAILVPSSPDQSISPNYKQIRNPKRNARPLISRPFENAHGGGLLHAPPHSLSFSLPLPINNPLNRHRNHQQKPPLLPLPISQSLPSRSPPTNRKINKSLTPAKKSKPSISPKKSDSRDLKRSSTKGASDIGSLNRLGPDPSDLPENMSRIFSSSSSLETFSGSVFPLISPPPSSLPLPKFSVRPKLSCNAEASGGVDAGATDNLRRLLRLR; encoded by the coding sequence ATGGAGGCGATTCTTGTGCCTTCTTCTCCAGATCAATCAATCTCTCCTAATTATAAGCAAATCAGAAACCCTAAAAGGAACGCGCGCCCTCTCATTTCCAGACCTTTTGAAAATGCTCACGGTGGTGGTCTGTTGCACGCCCCGCCGCACTCTCTCTCGTTCTCCCTCCCTCTGCCGATCAATAATCCGCTGAATCGCCACCGCAACCACCAGCAGAAACCGCCACTCCTTCCTCTTCCGATCTCCCAATCTCTCCCTTCCCGGAGCCCTCCCACGAATAGAAAAATCAACAAATCCCTAACTCCAGCCAAGAAATCCAAGCCGTCCATCAGCCCTAAAAAATCTGATTCCAGGGATCTGAAAAGATCATCAACAAAAGGAGCATCCGATATCGGATCTCTCAACCGGTTGGGACCTGACCCGAGCGATCTTCCGGAAAACATGTCGAGAATATTCTCGTCGTCGTCGTCTTTGGAGACGTTCTCGGGTTCCGTGTTCCCACTGATTTCTCCTCCTCCGAGCAGCTTGCCGTTGCCGAAGTTCTCCGTCAGGCCTAAGCTGAGCTGCAACGCGGAGGCATCCGGCGGAGTAGACGCCGGGGCGACGGACAATCTCCGGCGGCTGTTGCGACTCCGGTGA